One genomic segment of Polynucleobacter sp. MWH-UH2A includes these proteins:
- the acs gene encoding acetate--CoA ligase, producing MEPLKQENRVFNPPADFVKSAAIPGMDAYKKLCAEAEKDYDGFWGRLAKENIYWKKPFTKVLDESKAPFYKWFEDGTTNASYNCLDRQVEAGLGDKTAIIFEADDGTVTKVSYKDMLERVCKMANALRKMGIKSGDTVIIYMAMTIEGIVAMQACARIGAIHSVVFGGFSAQALRDRIIDVGAVAVITADGQYRGGKSLPLKAICDEALSTGECGKVKHVIVSKRTGTAIDMKAGRDVWMQDIVANEAATCEPEWVSAEHPLFILYTSGSTGKPKGVQHSTGGYLLWAILTMKWTFDIKPNDVFWCTADIGWVTGHSYITYGPLAVGATEIVFEGVPTYPNAGRFWDMIQKHKATIFYTAPTAIRSLIKASSNDQAVHPKSYDLSSLRLLGSVGEPINPEAWMWYYENVGGSRCPIADTFWQTETGGHMISPLPGATPMIPGSCTLPLPGIQAAIVDEAGHDVPNGSGGILVVKRPWPSMIRTIWNDPDRFVKSYFPEELGGNLYLAGDGAIRNKETGYFTITGRIDDVLNVSGHRMGTMEIESCLVANPLVAEAAVVGRPDDLTGEAICVFVVLKGGRPTGEDAKKVATELRNWVGKEIGPIAKPKDVRFGDNLPKTRSGKIMRRLLRVIAKGEEVTQDTSTLENPAILEQLKESL from the coding sequence ATGGAACCATTAAAGCAAGAAAACCGCGTTTTTAACCCACCTGCAGACTTCGTTAAGAGCGCGGCCATTCCAGGTATGGATGCTTATAAAAAGCTTTGCGCTGAAGCTGAAAAAGATTATGACGGTTTCTGGGGTCGCCTCGCCAAAGAAAATATTTACTGGAAAAAGCCCTTTACTAAAGTTTTGGATGAATCCAAAGCGCCTTTCTATAAGTGGTTTGAAGACGGCACAACCAATGCATCTTATAACTGTTTAGACCGCCAAGTAGAAGCTGGTCTTGGTGATAAGACGGCTATTATTTTTGAAGCAGACGACGGTACCGTAACAAAAGTTAGTTACAAAGACATGCTTGAGCGTGTTTGCAAAATGGCAAACGCACTGCGCAAGATGGGCATCAAGTCTGGTGACACGGTCATTATTTACATGGCGATGACTATTGAAGGCATTGTGGCAATGCAAGCATGCGCTCGTATTGGCGCGATTCACTCGGTAGTGTTTGGTGGATTCTCTGCACAAGCATTGCGTGACCGCATCATCGACGTAGGCGCAGTTGCGGTAATTACTGCTGATGGCCAATATCGCGGCGGCAAATCATTGCCACTCAAAGCGATCTGTGATGAAGCACTCTCTACTGGTGAATGCGGCAAGGTAAAGCATGTCATCGTGAGCAAGCGTACCGGTACCGCGATTGATATGAAAGCAGGCCGTGATGTTTGGATGCAAGACATTGTGGCCAATGAGGCAGCAACTTGCGAGCCAGAGTGGGTCAGCGCTGAGCATCCACTCTTTATTCTGTATACATCTGGTTCTACTGGTAAACCTAAGGGTGTGCAGCACTCTACAGGTGGATACCTCTTGTGGGCGATTCTCACAATGAAGTGGACCTTTGATATCAAACCAAACGATGTGTTCTGGTGTACTGCCGACATTGGTTGGGTAACAGGTCACTCTTACATTACTTATGGCCCACTCGCTGTTGGCGCCACTGAGATTGTGTTTGAAGGCGTTCCAACTTATCCGAATGCGGGTCGTTTCTGGGACATGATTCAAAAACACAAAGCAACGATTTTCTACACAGCACCAACTGCGATTCGTTCATTGATCAAAGCATCTAGCAACGATCAAGCAGTGCATCCAAAGAGCTATGACTTATCCTCTTTGCGTCTCTTGGGTTCAGTTGGCGAGCCAATTAATCCAGAAGCATGGATGTGGTACTACGAGAATGTGGGTGGCTCACGTTGCCCAATCGCTGATACCTTCTGGCAGACCGAAACTGGTGGTCACATGATTTCTCCATTGCCAGGCGCAACCCCAATGATTCCAGGTTCATGCACATTGCCATTACCAGGTATTCAGGCGGCGATTGTGGATGAAGCCGGTCATGACGTGCCAAACGGTAGCGGTGGAATCTTGGTAGTCAAGCGTCCTTGGCCTTCTATGATTCGTACCATTTGGAATGACCCAGATCGTTTTGTGAAGTCTTACTTCCCAGAAGAGTTGGGTGGCAACCTCTATCTCGCAGGTGATGGCGCTATCCGTAACAAAGAGACTGGCTACTTCACCATTACGGGTCGTATCGATGACGTTCTGAACGTATCTGGTCACCGTATGGGCACGATGGAAATCGAATCTTGCTTAGTGGCAAACCCATTGGTTGCAGAAGCAGCGGTAGTAGGTCGTCCAGACGATCTCACTGGTGAAGCGATTTGCGTATTCGTGGTCCTCAAAGGTGGTCGTCCAACTGGCGAAGATGCGAAGAAGGTTGCTACTGAACTGCGTAACTGGGTTGGTAAAGAGATTGGTCCGATTGCCAAGCCAAAAGATGTTCGCTTTGGTGATAACTTACCTAAAACCCGTTCAGGCAAGATCATGCGTCGCCTCTTGCGTGTGATTGCGAAGGGCGAGGAAGTCACTCAAGACACATCCACCTTGGAAAACCCAGCAATCTTGGAGCAGCTTAAAGAGTCTCTCTAA